The genomic window NNNNNNNNNNNNNNNNNNNNNNNNNNNNNNNNNNNNNNNNNNAAACGCATAATccttttaaataatatatataacttTTTTATTAATGTCAAAAGATGAAAGCGAAATAGATAATCCTTTTTATATAAAAACACAATTTATACACATTTTACATTTAtgaatttattatattttgatcCCAAAATATTtagtacactacaagaaaatcagttttttgccacgcttttaaagcgtgctgaAAAGTGCAAAAAAAATGTGCCGATAACTTTTCGCAACGCTTTTTAAGTTATCAGCACACTTTTAAAAAGGTCACATTTGCGAATGTGCCGATTGCTTTATCGCCACCCTTTTGTCGAACTATCGGCACACTTTcttttttgctacgcttttatCTATTGCCACACTTAAAAACATGACCGTATGTATAACCCTATagctacgctttaaaagtgtaccaaaaaaatacatatagccacgcttttgaagtgtgTCCAAAAGATTAGTTTTGgatacgcttcaaaagcgtgccaatagggAAGATACAGCTACACTTTTTAAGCGTGCCGATAGGGTGATATATAGCTATGCTTAGTAAGTGTCACTGTTAATAACTACAAGAAGATATAGCTACGCTtataaagcgtgccaatagctacATAAATCCTTCACTAGGCCACTCCATATTACTTTCAACATTGTGGAAGCCAGCATAATCAACATTAGATAACTAATTATTATGCAAAAACTAAATCatgttattaaaataaattttatataaaaatacaaacaTAAACCGGCATaggaaaattgaaaaaataaaaagaaggaaaaacaaattcactgcaaAGTCATCACTTTGCAAAGTAAAATTTACAACATCTAAAACACACTATTCAACTTAGTGTACAGCTTCATCTAAGACTTCATAATTCCATATCTAACAGAACATTTGAAGTGGTTATTATATTCACCATCTGTCAATATCACAATCCGCAAATGGCTTTGTTCCCATAAAACTCAGGAAAGATTCAACTAATCTATATAAAGAAATCCAAAAACAAATAAAGGTACATTTCGGAGACTGTTGAGGAGcatcttttgttcttgttttgatcCTGCCATAGCTGCGATTGCAGCTGCAGCTGCTGTTATTGCAGTTGCAGCTGCACCCATTTTTACACCACCTACGGCCTTCATTGCACCAGCTATTTTAGCAAATGCTGCAACCCCTCCAACAAGTATAGCCCTCAATGCAACTGTTGGTTTTATTGCCATATTCTATCTGTAAAAGAGCAAATCAGATTTGATGCCAATTTGCATACTAAGCAAGTTTATTACATATTAGCATAGGAATGACATTTCCAAACACAAAGAAACCCACGGTTTCCGACAATTAGCAACATTAATGTAAATGCATGCCAGCGATAAATCATGAACTTTCAAGGATTGCTATTTAACCCTCTAAAAATGAAAGGACTTTCTCATACAGAAAATGTGTACAATAGCAATGATGAAACTATTTTCAAGCGCAATACAAGTATTCACAAAACTTAGTAACTCGCTTAATAGAGTGcatgaaagaaaaggaaaaaccaTAAATCTGCATGTTTGAAAAGATGAAATACTACCAATTAGTACACAACCTGTACAATCTTATATAGAATAATAAGAGTTTTTCTTCAATGGGACAAACTATACTTTGGTTCTTGATGATCCAAGGTTCCCTATGAATCATAGCCAATAAAAATTTGAGCCAATGGCTGAAGTTAGCACTTAGAATAGGATATTAAAATAGTATATTTACCTTCTTGGAAGCCTCCTAATAACGGCCTCATCAAGATCAAAGGGCCTATTTGTAGCAGCGAGAACAATTACACACTCTTTATCTTTTGTTCGCAGACCATCCCAAAATTCATCATGAACTCATTCTTCATTTTACACATAGTCTTATGTTCGCCAGGAGTTTCACATCTTCCTACATTCTGTCGACCTGACAACAAAAAAAGATTAAACTATAATATTCAGATATTGTGTCTTGAACTAGAATCCAGACTACTGCACCATTATATATTTTTCACTGAACACATATATATGGTTTAATTACTAGCTAGTGGTAGTGGAAGGAAAACGTTGTATATGAGTTATAATTTTGAAAGCTATCTTGAAATGactaaaaagataagaaaaacagaaaagaatTATAAACCACCTGCTGTTGCATATTTTTGAACTATGCTATTAGGCCAACTACTTAGATTATCTTCACGCGCACTCAATCAGAACTAGGATCCTAACTAGGCATAAAATTCAATTCTCAAAGAAAAATATACTCACCTATGATTCAGAGTATGATGTCGATGGAATGTCGAAACCAAGCCCATCATCAAACTGGGAGGAGAAGACACAGTTACACGTTATGTTTGCTGGCTACTTATGGCTAATAAGTGGattttaattggaaaaagaatgGAATTTGAATTGGAAAGCAACATCTAAACCTTACTCAATCTTCTCAAGAGGTACTAAAAGAAAGAGTATTTTGCCTCAGATTAAGAGAAACAAATTCATTCCCAGAATTTCGACAAGATGTGAAAATAGAGTAATAATACAGCATCTCAACATTCTTCCCAAACTTCCTCATAAATACTTATTGAAATCTTAAAATACAACACATTCTTGCCATGTGTAGTAATTAGGAGGATCTATTAAGAAGATAAATCAATTCTCATAAAAGTAATGAAGAAAGAATGCTACTCTTACTAACCATTTTTCCAAAAGAGGAAACACCACCTTGTAACTTAGGAATGCCATCAATTTGCTCAACATAGCAGGCATTGGTTTCGGTACCTAAAATGATAGCAAAAGCAACATCATTGTCCCAATATTCTGCTCCAGCTAATGTTGCCATAGCATCACTCACCTATATATTGGGAAATAAGCATTTACTTCAACCATACTACCATTGCATTGATTCAAACTTTTACAATTTGACAATTTGATTTTCCTCAtcatatttctttatttttttttataaatcagCAGCCACATGCTCGttcaaataataaaaatcagTCAGCATGATAGAAATAACAAGCCACAACAACAGTAAAAAGAAATGTAAGAAAAAATTGATGACTCTCGCGTATGCAATACGAAGAACACAAAACCATAACACTGGTTCATATGTCTGAAAAGTTAATACAAATCTATTTGAGCATGAATTTATTATAACTAAGCAGATTAACCTCAATTTGAATGTTAAACAGAAATCACAGCGTGTGAAAAAACATACAATCCATAAGACACGTGTGATTTTGTTCCCTTCACAAACACTTCATCAGAAGTCTTGGTTGAAGGATGCAAATTACCCGAAAGAAAAAAATTCATCATTTTCAATTCAGCTTAAATCAtacaaatatatttattattgagcAAGGACAAAGAGAAGTTGTTTAAGACTTGCGATGCCACATAACAatgtagattttcccaccttagCAGGTCCCATAATCACAGCCATTGTACCAGGTACCAGGTGAATTTACTAAACATACAAAAGCGAATCAGACTCATTCATGGCCCTTATCACAGGAACGAGAAACAGAGGAACACAACACACCATCAATACCTAAGTTTCCAAAATAATGGCCCTTATTACAGGAACAGAGAAACAGATGGAAGAAATACATACCCTGTAGTATTTAAGGTGAGGGTTGAGCACCGATTGAGGGAGAGGCAGCAACAATTTAGGCATCGTTTTAGCGTTTGCGAGAGACAGACCGTTGAGGGAGGATGGCACGCCGATGCAGGGTGCGCGGATGGAGCAGCGCCAACGTAGGGTTGCGAATCCGACAACACGGCTTGCATTGATAGTGCGAGGGTTGGGTGCGAGAGAGGGTTGCGAAAGAGCTAGGGTGCGACAGAGAGAGGGCTGGGTGTGAGGGTACTCATCGGAGAGAGGACAGTTGGGTGAGACGTCCTCCTCGGCAGTGATGAAGATGAAGTACAGCTGCTGGGTGCGACGACTTCTGTAGGTTTAATTGGTTTCACTagggttaaaacttaaaagtgaaGTGTAAAGTGTGTTTTCACTTCTATAGTGTTAAAAGTGAAAATTTGTAAAAGAAAGTAAAGTGTTTGAAAAAAATGGGTGGGAATGAAATTAAATTTTGGGTGGAAATTCTATGAAACACTTTAAAAATATGACCGCTAAAAGACAAATCAGTCAATAATAAGCCAACAAATATTTTTGAACTATCATTTATATtaactaattattattttttaaaaaatacataattaataattattaattgcaGTTATTTAAAATTGACTAATTAAGAGTTGttgtttttttttaccaaagatatgagactcgaacccacaacctcttaattgagtatggggagactatgtcatt from Arachis ipaensis cultivar K30076 chromosome B09, Araip1.1, whole genome shotgun sequence includes these protein-coding regions:
- the LOC107616744 gene encoding hexokinase-2, chloroplastic; the protein is MPKLLLPLPQSVLNPHLKYYRVSDAMATLAGAEYWDNDVAFAIILGTETNACYVEQIDGIPKLQGGVSSFGKMVDRM